One Mugil cephalus isolate CIBA_MC_2020 chromosome 22, CIBA_Mcephalus_1.1, whole genome shotgun sequence genomic window carries:
- the LOC125000256 gene encoding monocarboxylate transporter 2-like, producing MPPPVANPPAVSPPDGGWGWAVVFGSFISIGFSYAFPKAITVFFKDIQIIFEVSYSQIAWISSIMLAVMYAAGPISSILVNTYGCRPIVMMGGCLCAVGMILASFCTSVVQLYICIGVIGGLGLAFNLQPALTMIGRYFFKKRPIANGLAMAGSPVFLSTLAPLNQYLFNKFGWRGSFLILGGLLLNCCVAGSLMRPLGPPPGKVKKDEELTIIAATTTKEKRTLWQIVNKYLDLTLFKHRGFLIYLSGNVIMFLGFFAPIVFLAAYAKDMGVDEYSAAFLLSILAFVDMFARPSMGLLANSRWVRPKIQYFFSFAVLYNGVCHILCPLVESYTGLVVYAIFFGFAFGMVSSVLFETLMDLVGPQRFSSAVGLTTIVECCPVLIGPPLAGKLVDVTKNYKYMYFCCGAVVILASIWLFIGNFINYRLLERERKQEEKYKRTETEDPDRVQDQKEVDGEAQASDELVNKGEKNEEPMQRETNI from the exons ATGCCACCCCCAGTCGCAAATCCTCCCGCTGTAAGCCCGCCAGACGGCGGGTGGGGATGGGCCGTGGTGTTtgggtcgttcatctccatcggCTTCTCCTACGCCTTCCCCAAGGCCATCACAGTGTTCTTCAAAGACATCCAGATCATCTTTGAAGTTTCCTACAGCCAGATCGCATGGATCTCCTCCATCATGCTTGCAGTAATGTATGCTGCCG GTCCCATCAGCAGCATACTGGTGAACACGTACGGCTGCAGGCCCATCGTCATGATGGGGGGCTGCTTGTGCGCCGTAGGGATGATCTTGGCTTCCTTCTGCACCAGTGTGGTGCAGCTTTATATCTGCATAGGAGTTATCGGTG GACTTGGCCTAGCCTTCAACCTACAGCCAGCGTTGACTATGATAGGCAGATACTTCTTTAAGAAGCGTCCTATTGCTAATGGACTCGCCATGGCTGGCAGTCCAGTCTTCCTCAGCACCCTGGCTCCTCTCAACCAGTACCTCTTCAATAAATTTGGCTGGAGAGGCAGCTTTCTCATCCTGGGTGGGCTGCTGCTGAACTGCTGCGTGGCCGGTTCCCTCATGAGGCCACTGGGACCGCCGCCTGGCAAGGTGAAGAAGGATGAAGAGCTGACCATCATTGCCGCCACCACCACAAAAGAGAAGCGCACTCTCTGGCAAATAGTCAACAAGTACCTGGACTTGACGCTCTTTAAGCATCGTGGCTTTCTCATTTACCTGTCAGGGAATGTCATCATGTTTCTGGGGTTCTTCGCACCAATTGTCTTCCTTGCTGCATATGCCAAAGACATGGGCGTGGATGAATACTCTGCTGCCTTCCTGCTGTCAATCCTTGCTTTTGTTGACATGTTTGCCAGGCCCTCCATGGGGCTACTGGCCAACTCACGCTGGGTCCGTCCCAAAATCCAGTACTTCTTCAGTTTTGCTGTGCTGTACAATGGGGTGTGTCACATTCTCTGCCCACTGGTTGAAAGCTATACCGGCTTGGTGGTCTATGCAATTTTCTTTGGCTTTGCCTTTGGCATGGTCAGCTCAGTACTGTTTGAAACATTGATGGACCTAGTTGGACCACAGAGGTTCTCCAGTGCTGTGGGACTCACTACCATTGTGGAGTGCTGCCCAGTTCTCATCGGACCACCATTAGCAG GGAAACTTGTTGATGTCACCAAAAATTACAAGTACATGTACTTCTGCTGTGGAGCTGTTGTGATCCTGGCCAGCATTTGGCTGTTCATCGGAAACTTTATTAACTACAGACTCTTGGAGCGCGAGCGCAAGCAAGAAGAGAAGTACAAACGGACTGAGACGGAAGATCCAGACCGAGTTCAGGATCAAAAGGAGGTTGATGGTGAAGCCCAGGcatcagatgaactggtcaacAAAGGTGAGAAAAATGAGGAGCCGATGCAGCGGGAAACCAACATCTAG